From a single Candidatus Binataceae bacterium genomic region:
- the hemL gene encoding glutamate-1-semialdehyde 2,1-aminomutase, giving the protein MIEAKNSSALLARATVVIPGGVNSPVRAWKAVGGATLFIARGDGPAVVDADGNRFIDYVGSYGPAILGHAHPEVVAAIAEEAARGLGYGAPTELEVALAEGIAAAIPMARKVRLVSSGTEAGMTAIRLARAATGRPRIVKFDGCYHGHSDSLLVRAGSGAMTLGVPDSAGVPEALAALTRVARYNSLDAVEHYFRAEPREIAAIIVEPVAANMGVAAPVPGFLKDLGDLAHRHGALLICDEVITGFRLRYGTAHEMFGAEPDLIMLGKVIGGGMPIGAVAGRAELMDLLAPTGPVYQAGTLSGNPVAVRAGLKTLEILARPGTYGRLEEMSARLGNGIADELRRLNLKGCVNRVGSLVTPFLGVEAVRDADQARRADTQMFARFFHAMLERGIYLPPSQFEAMFVSLAHREAEIDRTIEAARESLTELARN; this is encoded by the coding sequence ATGATCGAAGCAAAAAATTCTTCCGCGCTCCTCGCCCGCGCCACCGTCGTCATCCCCGGCGGCGTCAACTCGCCCGTGCGCGCATGGAAAGCGGTCGGCGGCGCGACGCTTTTCATCGCGCGCGGCGACGGTCCGGCCGTGGTTGACGCCGACGGCAATCGCTTCATCGACTACGTCGGATCCTACGGCCCCGCGATTCTCGGTCACGCCCATCCCGAGGTCGTCGCCGCGATAGCAGAGGAGGCCGCGCGCGGCCTCGGCTACGGCGCCCCGACCGAACTCGAAGTGGCGCTCGCCGAAGGGATCGCCGCGGCGATCCCGATGGCGCGCAAAGTGCGCCTGGTCAGCTCCGGCACCGAGGCCGGGATGACGGCGATTCGCCTCGCGCGCGCTGCGACCGGGCGCCCGCGGATCGTCAAGTTTGACGGCTGTTATCACGGTCATAGCGATTCGCTCCTCGTTCGCGCAGGGTCGGGCGCGATGACGCTCGGCGTGCCCGACAGCGCCGGCGTGCCCGAGGCGCTGGCCGCGCTGACGCGGGTTGCGCGCTACAATTCGCTGGACGCGGTCGAGCACTATTTTCGCGCGGAACCCCGCGAAATTGCTGCGATCATCGTCGAACCGGTTGCGGCCAACATGGGCGTCGCCGCGCCCGTGCCCGGATTTCTCAAGGACCTGGGCGACCTTGCGCATCGCCATGGCGCCCTGCTCATCTGCGACGAAGTGATAACCGGGTTTCGCCTTCGCTACGGTACCGCGCACGAGATGTTCGGCGCCGAGCCTGACCTTATCATGCTGGGCAAAGTGATCGGTGGCGGGATGCCAATCGGTGCGGTCGCGGGACGAGCCGAGCTGATGGATCTTCTGGCGCCGACGGGGCCGGTTTACCAGGCCGGGACGCTCTCTGGTAATCCGGTGGCGGTACGGGCGGGACTAAAGACGCTGGAAATTCTTGCCCGACCGGGAACCTACGGGCGGCTGGAGGAAATGTCGGCGCGCCTTGGGAACGGCATTGCGGACGAGCTCCGCCGTTTGAATCTCAAGGGATGCGTTAACCGGGTCGGATCGCTCGTGACGCCGTTCCTTGGCGTCGAGGCCGTGCGCGATGCGGACCAGGCGCGTCGGGCGGATACGCAGATGTTCGCGCGCTTCTTTCATGCGATGCTCGAGCGCGGGATCTATCTGCCGCCCTCGCAATTCGAGGCGATGTTCGTTTCGCTTGCCCATCGCGAGGCCGAGATCGACCGCACGATCGAAGCTGCGCGCGAATCGCTCACTGAGCTCGCGCGGAATTAA
- the dnaA gene encoding chromosomal replication initiator protein DnaA produces the protein MEGLWQRAADRIRDSLGQVGYETWIGPLNFLGMQGRTATIEAPNRFFRDWVSDRYLELLRQSLSAEAGQSVDVKLTLGLVGNAALQEGVRRPMPPAPTAPAEAAPRDRHPQLNERYTFGEFVVGSANQFAHAAALAVANQPGEKYNPLFIYGGVGLGKTHLVTAIGHHLWNTGKRKILFLPTEVFMNELITSLRRDRMGEFKEKFRRVDVLILDDVQFLAGRERTQEEFFHTFNSLHSERHQIVLTSDKVPREIPGLEERLRNRFESGLIADVAPPDLETRVAIVQKKAAHDNQSLPSDVALYIAQNVSSNVRELEGCLTRLAALASMDRTPITVDFTRQALHDLIRVQDHRPCIDGIQKTVSDFFHIRLADLKSKKRTQHIAFCRQVAMYLCRKLTDNSFPVIGEHFGRDHSTVIHAYNLIARRVGNDSAFRMSIEKIERELKIDQRQP, from the coding sequence ATGGAAGGTTTGTGGCAGAGGGCTGCGGATCGGATACGAGACTCTCTGGGACAGGTAGGGTACGAAACGTGGATCGGACCGTTGAATTTTCTTGGGATGCAGGGGCGCACCGCCACCATTGAGGCCCCTAACCGTTTCTTTCGCGACTGGGTAAGCGACCGTTATCTCGAACTTTTGCGCCAATCGCTATCAGCAGAGGCCGGACAATCGGTTGACGTCAAGCTGACCTTGGGACTGGTCGGCAATGCGGCACTTCAGGAGGGTGTGCGGCGTCCGATGCCGCCGGCGCCCACGGCGCCGGCCGAGGCCGCGCCCCGCGACCGCCATCCGCAACTCAACGAGCGCTATACCTTCGGTGAGTTCGTGGTCGGCTCGGCCAACCAGTTTGCCCATGCGGCGGCGCTCGCCGTCGCCAACCAGCCGGGCGAAAAATACAATCCGCTTTTCATCTATGGCGGCGTCGGCCTGGGCAAGACGCACTTGGTGACCGCGATCGGTCATCACCTCTGGAACACCGGCAAGCGCAAAATCCTGTTCCTGCCGACCGAAGTCTTCATGAACGAGCTGATCACCTCGCTCAGACGCGACCGGATGGGCGAGTTCAAGGAGAAATTCCGTCGCGTCGACGTGCTGATCCTCGACGACGTCCAGTTTCTCGCCGGGCGCGAGCGAACCCAGGAAGAGTTTTTCCATACGTTCAACTCGCTCCATTCCGAACGGCACCAGATCGTGCTGACGTCGGACAAGGTGCCGCGCGAAATCCCCGGACTCGAAGAGCGGCTACGCAACCGGTTCGAATCGGGGTTGATCGCCGATGTCGCGCCGCCCGACCTCGAGACGCGGGTCGCAATCGTGCAAAAGAAGGCGGCGCACGATAACCAGAGCCTGCCCTCCGACGTCGCGCTCTACATTGCGCAGAACGTTTCCTCCAACGTGCGCGAGCTCGAGGGCTGCCTGACCCGGCTCGCCGCGCTGGCCTCGATGGACCGCACGCCGATTACGGTGGACTTCACCCGCCAGGCTCTGCACGATCTCATCCGCGTGCAGGATCATCGCCCGTGCATCGACGGCATCCAGAAGACGGTCTCCGATTTTTTCCATATCCGCCTGGCCGACCTGAAGTCGAAGAAGCGCACCCAGCACATTGCGTTTTGCCGCCAGGTGGCGATGTACCTGTGTCGCAAGCTCACCGACAATTCGTTTCCGGTAATCGGGGAGCATTTCGGCCGCGACCATTCGACCGTGATTCACGCTTATAACCTGATTGCGCGCCGGGTGGGCAACGATTCGGCGTTTCGCATGTCGATCGAAAAAATCGAGCGCGAGCTGAAGATCGATCAGCGTCAGCCATGA